In Monodelphis domestica isolate mMonDom1 chromosome 4, mMonDom1.pri, whole genome shotgun sequence, one DNA window encodes the following:
- the JAM3 gene encoding junctional adhesion molecule C isoform X1, producing MYLWNKTVCVLKLNLICKFKISRRMCTSLDNIWMTATDLVRGCLIEAVNLKSSNQNPVVREFESVELSCIITDSQTNDPRIEWKKIQDDQTTYVFFDNKIQGHLAGRAELLGKTSLKILNVTRSDTASYRCEVVARNDHKEIDEIVIDLTVQVKPVAPVCRVPKAVPVGKSATLHCQENEGYPRPHYRWYRNDIPLPTDSKANPRFRNSSFVLNPETGTLVFNAVHKDDTGQYYCFATNEAGSAHCEGQEMEVYDLNIAGIIGGVLVVLAVLVLITLGICCAYRRGYFINNKQNGESYKNPGKPDGVNYIRTDDEGDFRHKSSFVI from the exons AAGAATGTGTACATCTTTGGATAACATTTGGATGACAGCAACTGATCTTGTTAGAG GTTGCCTTATTGAGGCTGTGAACTTGAAATCTAGCAACCAGAATCCTGTGGTACGGGAATTTGAGA GTGTGGAACTGTCTTGCATCATTACAGACTCTCAAACAAATGATCCCAGGATTGAgtggaaaaaaattcaagatgATCAAACAACCTATGTATTTTTTGACAATAAAATTCAGG GGCATTTGGCAGGCCGTGCAGAGCTCTTGGGAAAAACATCTCTGAAGATCCTAAATGTGACACGGTCAGACACAGCCTCTTACCGCTGTGAAGTTGTGGCTCGTAATGATCACAAGGAAATTGATGAGATTGTCATTGATCTCACAGTACAAG TGAAACCAGTGGCTCCTGTCTGCAGAGTGCCAAAGGCTGTACCTGTTGGCAAGTCAGCAACACTGCACTGCCAGGAGAATGAGGGCTATCCCAGGCCCCATTATAGGTGGTACCGAAATGACATACCTTTGccaactgattccaaagccaaccCCAGATTCCGGAACTCCTCATTTGTCTTGAACCCTGAAACTGGCACACTG GTTTTCAATGCTGTTCACAAGGACGACACTGGCCAGTATTACTGCTTTGCTACCAATGAAGCTGGCTCCGCCCACTGTGAGGGTCAAGAGATGGAAGTCT atGACCTGAACATTGCTGGGATCATTGGAGGAGTGCTGGTTGTCCTGGCTGTTCTAGTCCTGATAACTCTGGGCATCTGCTGTGCCTACAGACGGGGTTATTTCATCAACAACAAACAGAATGGAGAAAG CTATAAGAATCCAGGGAAACCTGATGGGGTTAACTACATCCGGACAGATGATGAG GGGGACTTCAGGCATAAGTCATCATTTGTGATTTGA
- the JAM3 gene encoding junctional adhesion molecule C isoform X4, producing MCTSLDNIWMTATDLVRGCLIEAVNLKSSNQNPVVREFESVELSCIITDSQTNDPRIEWKKIQDDQTTYVFFDNKIQGHLAGRAELLGKTSLKILNVTRSDTASYRCEVVARNDHKEIDEIVIDLTVQVKPVAPVCRVPKAVPVGKSATLHCQENEGYPRPHYRWYRNDIPLPTDSKANPRFRNSSFVLNPETGTLVFNAVHKDDTGQYYCFATNEAGSAHCEGQEMEVYDLNIAGIIGGVLVVLAVLVLITLGICCAYRRGYFINNKQNGESYKNPGKPDGVNYIRTDDEGDFRHKSSFVI from the exons ATGTGTACATCTTTGGATAACATTTGGATGACAGCAACTGATCTTGTTAGAG GTTGCCTTATTGAGGCTGTGAACTTGAAATCTAGCAACCAGAATCCTGTGGTACGGGAATTTGAGA GTGTGGAACTGTCTTGCATCATTACAGACTCTCAAACAAATGATCCCAGGATTGAgtggaaaaaaattcaagatgATCAAACAACCTATGTATTTTTTGACAATAAAATTCAGG GGCATTTGGCAGGCCGTGCAGAGCTCTTGGGAAAAACATCTCTGAAGATCCTAAATGTGACACGGTCAGACACAGCCTCTTACCGCTGTGAAGTTGTGGCTCGTAATGATCACAAGGAAATTGATGAGATTGTCATTGATCTCACAGTACAAG TGAAACCAGTGGCTCCTGTCTGCAGAGTGCCAAAGGCTGTACCTGTTGGCAAGTCAGCAACACTGCACTGCCAGGAGAATGAGGGCTATCCCAGGCCCCATTATAGGTGGTACCGAAATGACATACCTTTGccaactgattccaaagccaaccCCAGATTCCGGAACTCCTCATTTGTCTTGAACCCTGAAACTGGCACACTG GTTTTCAATGCTGTTCACAAGGACGACACTGGCCAGTATTACTGCTTTGCTACCAATGAAGCTGGCTCCGCCCACTGTGAGGGTCAAGAGATGGAAGTCT atGACCTGAACATTGCTGGGATCATTGGAGGAGTGCTGGTTGTCCTGGCTGTTCTAGTCCTGATAACTCTGGGCATCTGCTGTGCCTACAGACGGGGTTATTTCATCAACAACAAACAGAATGGAGAAAG CTATAAGAATCCAGGGAAACCTGATGGGGTTAACTACATCCGGACAGATGATGAG GGGGACTTCAGGCATAAGTCATCATTTGTGATTTGA
- the JAM3 gene encoding junctional adhesion molecule C isoform X3 — translation MYGCLIEAVNLKSSNQNPVVREFESVELSCIITDSQTNDPRIEWKKIQDDQTTYVFFDNKIQGHLAGRAELLGKTSLKILNVTRSDTASYRCEVVARNDHKEIDEIVIDLTVQVKPVAPVCRVPKAVPVGKSATLHCQENEGYPRPHYRWYRNDIPLPTDSKANPRFRNSSFVLNPETGTLVFNAVHKDDTGQYYCFATNEAGSAHCEGQEMEVYDLNIAGIIGGVLVVLAVLVLITLGICCAYRRGYFINNKQNGESYKNPGKPDGVNYIRTDDEGDFRHKSSFVI, via the exons GTTGCCTTATTGAGGCTGTGAACTTGAAATCTAGCAACCAGAATCCTGTGGTACGGGAATTTGAGA GTGTGGAACTGTCTTGCATCATTACAGACTCTCAAACAAATGATCCCAGGATTGAgtggaaaaaaattcaagatgATCAAACAACCTATGTATTTTTTGACAATAAAATTCAGG GGCATTTGGCAGGCCGTGCAGAGCTCTTGGGAAAAACATCTCTGAAGATCCTAAATGTGACACGGTCAGACACAGCCTCTTACCGCTGTGAAGTTGTGGCTCGTAATGATCACAAGGAAATTGATGAGATTGTCATTGATCTCACAGTACAAG TGAAACCAGTGGCTCCTGTCTGCAGAGTGCCAAAGGCTGTACCTGTTGGCAAGTCAGCAACACTGCACTGCCAGGAGAATGAGGGCTATCCCAGGCCCCATTATAGGTGGTACCGAAATGACATACCTTTGccaactgattccaaagccaaccCCAGATTCCGGAACTCCTCATTTGTCTTGAACCCTGAAACTGGCACACTG GTTTTCAATGCTGTTCACAAGGACGACACTGGCCAGTATTACTGCTTTGCTACCAATGAAGCTGGCTCCGCCCACTGTGAGGGTCAAGAGATGGAAGTCT atGACCTGAACATTGCTGGGATCATTGGAGGAGTGCTGGTTGTCCTGGCTGTTCTAGTCCTGATAACTCTGGGCATCTGCTGTGCCTACAGACGGGGTTATTTCATCAACAACAAACAGAATGGAGAAAG CTATAAGAATCCAGGGAAACCTGATGGGGTTAACTACATCCGGACAGATGATGAG GGGGACTTCAGGCATAAGTCATCATTTGTGATTTGA
- the JAM3 gene encoding junctional adhesion molecule C isoform X2 — MALSRRLPLRLCPGPSLLVLLLFVRSCLIEAVNLKSSNQNPVVREFESVELSCIITDSQTNDPRIEWKKIQDDQTTYVFFDNKIQGHLAGRAELLGKTSLKILNVTRSDTASYRCEVVARNDHKEIDEIVIDLTVQVKPVAPVCRVPKAVPVGKSATLHCQENEGYPRPHYRWYRNDIPLPTDSKANPRFRNSSFVLNPETGTLVFNAVHKDDTGQYYCFATNEAGSAHCEGQEMEVYDLNIAGIIGGVLVVLAVLVLITLGICCAYRRGYFINNKQNGESYKNPGKPDGVNYIRTDDEGDFRHKSSFVI, encoded by the exons GTTGCCTTATTGAGGCTGTGAACTTGAAATCTAGCAACCAGAATCCTGTGGTACGGGAATTTGAGA GTGTGGAACTGTCTTGCATCATTACAGACTCTCAAACAAATGATCCCAGGATTGAgtggaaaaaaattcaagatgATCAAACAACCTATGTATTTTTTGACAATAAAATTCAGG GGCATTTGGCAGGCCGTGCAGAGCTCTTGGGAAAAACATCTCTGAAGATCCTAAATGTGACACGGTCAGACACAGCCTCTTACCGCTGTGAAGTTGTGGCTCGTAATGATCACAAGGAAATTGATGAGATTGTCATTGATCTCACAGTACAAG TGAAACCAGTGGCTCCTGTCTGCAGAGTGCCAAAGGCTGTACCTGTTGGCAAGTCAGCAACACTGCACTGCCAGGAGAATGAGGGCTATCCCAGGCCCCATTATAGGTGGTACCGAAATGACATACCTTTGccaactgattccaaagccaaccCCAGATTCCGGAACTCCTCATTTGTCTTGAACCCTGAAACTGGCACACTG GTTTTCAATGCTGTTCACAAGGACGACACTGGCCAGTATTACTGCTTTGCTACCAATGAAGCTGGCTCCGCCCACTGTGAGGGTCAAGAGATGGAAGTCT atGACCTGAACATTGCTGGGATCATTGGAGGAGTGCTGGTTGTCCTGGCTGTTCTAGTCCTGATAACTCTGGGCATCTGCTGTGCCTACAGACGGGGTTATTTCATCAACAACAAACAGAATGGAGAAAG CTATAAGAATCCAGGGAAACCTGATGGGGTTAACTACATCCGGACAGATGATGAG GGGGACTTCAGGCATAAGTCATCATTTGTGATTTGA